Below is a genomic region from Chromatiaceae bacterium.
TGATGCGCACACCGATCTCCGGTTCCTGCTCGCAGAGCCGCTGCAGGGTGTCACTGGGCAGAGCGACCACGTGCGTCAGCTCCAGCGCGAAGGCCAAGGTATGGTAGCGCCGCGGATCGACCAGCGCCGACCAACCGATCAGGTCGCCCACGCCCTCCATCGCGCGGAGATAGACGCAGCGCTCGCCGCCTGCGTCGCAGTAGGAAAACGCGATCCGTCCGTCTACCAGCAGATAGATGGCGTCGGCAATGCCATCCTGCCTGAACAGTTCATCATTCGGCGCCAGTGTCCTGATCGATGCCTGGTGTGCCAACCAGTCGAGCAGGCGTGGCTCGAACCCTTCGAACAACGCCGAGTGAGCCAGGAAGTCGAGCATCGGCTGCGACTCCCGCAGACGGTCGATGGTCCAGGGACTGTCAGGCTGACGCGCCGGCTCGGGCAAGATGTCGGGTTGCGCCGAGCGGGCATCAGCCGTTTTGAGTAACCCGGAGCGTTCCAGTTCGAGCCGCGCCGCGAGCGATTCGGTAACCCGGCGCAGGAGTTTCAACCCGCTTGCAGGATCGTCCTCGACCAGGGCATCGATCACGTGATGCGGGAATCGCAGGAGCCGGCACGGACCCGCACAGCGCACGTCGGTCATGTAACGGTAGGGTGCGCGAAGCACTGACCAGCCGATGATCAGACCGGGCTCGTGTCCCACGCCCACCAGCAGTCTGCCGCTGCCGTCGACCTCGATCAGGAATTGCACCTGCCCGGAGAGCAACACGAACAACGCGATCGCCCGGTCGTGCTGACGGGTCACCAGGGCATTGTTTTCGAGCTCCACGATGCGCGCCGCATCAGCGAGCGATTGCAGAACGCTGTCGCTCAGGCCGCGCAACAACGGCAGCCCCCTGAGTGTGTCGATCGATACCATCGCCCACCCGCCACATGGAACCATGTACGCCCGACGCCAGCTGCCGATCGGCCGGGCTCGCATGTTAAGTTTAGCGGATGCGGCATCGTTTCAAGCCAGCGTTGACCCGACCTGAAGACTTCGACGCCTTCTGGGACAGCACGCGGCTGCAGCTCGAACAACTGGACCCCGCCGTCGAGCGCCTGGCCACCACCGAAGATGGCGGACCACCGGCTGTTGCACTCGAGCGGGTCGGCTTCATGTCGCTCGGACGCGCGCGCATATCCGCTCACATGCTGCATTGGCGCGATGACCGACCGCGCCCCCTGGTCGTCGGCAGCCACGGCTACGGCGGACACTGCACACCACGCTGGGACTGGGCGGCGCGTGGCGTGAATGTGATCAGCGTCGATATCCGCGGCTGCGGCCTATCGGCCGGCGCCCTGCCGCATCCATCACGCTGGGGTTATGTACTGACCGGCATCGAGACCCCTGAAACCTCGGTCATCAGGCAGGCCGTTTGCGACTACATGCAGGCCGCGCGCGTTGCGCAGGGATTGCTCCGAGAACGTGTGACGAAAACGGTATTCGAAGGGGTCAGTTTTGCCGGCGGACTGGCACTGATGGCGCAGGCAGTGATGGGTGAAGCGGACCTGCTCGCGGTCGGCGTGCCGACCTTTGGCTGGGCCGAGGGCC
It encodes:
- a CDS encoding acetylxylan esterase, with amino-acid sequence MTRPEDFDAFWDSTRLQLEQLDPAVERLATTEDGGPPAVALERVGFMSLGRARISAHMLHWRDDRPRPLVVGSHGYGGHCTPRWDWAARGVNVISVDIRGCGLSAGALPHPSRWGYVLTGIETPETSVIRQAVCDYMQAARVAQGLLRERVTKTVFEGVSFAGGLALMAQAVMGEADLLAVGVPTFGWAEGRNLFVRSGSGAEIGAYLARRPDHAEDVMLVLRYFDTVNFADRVTCPTLLALGLEDEVVPAKTVYAIANHLQVPFELLEFPISHSGGPEEAQWQCFDDRWLNIALNGLPEGFGKREMPPC